The segment GTGGGACGGTCGCAAATTGTACGACGCCGATGGCAAGCCTGCGGTACTCGTATTCAAAGGCCCCGCGCCAGCTGAAAACGTCTACGCCGTCGATGGTTTGTCAGGGGCAACGATCACCAGCAATGGTGTTACCAAGATGCTTCGATACTGGGCTAGCGACGATGCTTATGGTCCGCTGCTGGACAAGCTAGGCAAGGATATCAAGAGCGGAACGTCGATCTTGGACCAGATCAAGGCTGGCAAGAAGACGTCCGAATCTGCCACTGATAAATCGGCCGACATTCGCACTTCCGGAGAAACGATCAATGGCTAAAAAACCTATGGATGTGCTTGTCGACCCATTGGTCGACAACAACCCCATCGCCCTGCAGATTCTTGGGATCTGTTCGGCCCTGGCCGTCACCAGCAAGATGGAAACATCAATCGTCATGGCATTGGCTGTGATTGCGGTGACCGCTTGCAGTAACTTCTGCGTCAGTGCGATCCGTCACTTCATCCCCAGCAGCATTCGGATCATCGTACAGATGACCGTCATTGCTTCACTGGTGATTGTGGTCGACCAACTATTGAAAGCCTATTTCTATGACATCAGCAAGCAATTGTCGGTGTTCGTTGGTTTGATCATCACGAACTGTATCGTGATGGGTCGCGCCGAAGGCTTTGCGATGAAAAACAATCCAGGGATCAGTTTCTTGGACGGGATCGGTAACGGAATCGGCTACGGCGCGGTTTTGTTGGTCGTCGCGTTTTTCCGCGAACTGTTTGGCAGTGGGTCGCTGTTCGGCGTTGAAATTTTCGCGCTCGATCGCAACGGCGGTTGGTACAACCCCAACAACTTGATGCTGCTGCCGCCCAGCGCATTTTTCATCATCGGATTCATGATCTGGGCGATCCGAGCCTGGAAGCCTGAACAAATCGAAGAGGCGTAAGCGAACATGGAAAATTTACTCAGCATCTTTTTGCAAGCTGTTTTCATCGAAAACCTTGCACTCGCCTTTTTCCTGGGGATGTGTACGTTCTTGGCGATCAGCA is part of the Rubripirellula reticaptiva genome and harbors:
- a CDS encoding NADH:ubiquinone reductase (Na(+)-transporting) subunit D, encoding MAKKPMDVLVDPLVDNNPIALQILGICSALAVTSKMETSIVMALAVIAVTACSNFCVSAIRHFIPSSIRIIVQMTVIASLVIVVDQLLKAYFYDISKQLSVFVGLIITNCIVMGRAEGFAMKNNPGISFLDGIGNGIGYGAVLLVVAFFRELFGSGSLFGVEIFALDRNGGWYNPNNLMLLPPSAFFIIGFMIWAIRAWKPEQIEEA